In Desulfobotulus mexicanus, a single window of DNA contains:
- a CDS encoding AzlD domain-containing protein, with protein sequence MSSEYMILVMGMGLVSFIPRWIPLFFLSRKKMPPLLEEWLDLIPVSILAALLVPYLITAGEPRVLSFTQPELAVAFPTLLVALWTRSLGLTLLAGMGMFWLAGKTGWF encoded by the coding sequence ATGAGTTCTGAATACATGATTCTGGTTATGGGGATGGGGCTGGTGAGTTTTATCCCCAGATGGATTCCCCTTTTTTTTCTGAGTCGGAAAAAAATGCCACCCTTGCTGGAAGAATGGCTGGATCTGATTCCCGTATCCATCCTTGCAGCCCTTCTGGTTCCTTATCTTATCACTGCAGGGGAGCCAAGGGTGCTCAGCTTCACACAACCAGAGCTGGCCGTTGCTTTTCCTACGCTGCTGGTGGCTCTGTGGACCAGGTCTCTGGGGCTGACCCTGTTGGCGGGTATGGGCATGTTCTGGCTGGCGGGAAAGACGGGATGGTTTTAG
- a CDS encoding endonuclease III domain-containing protein, producing MAEKAFCIHRFMEILSKAYKEWNAPVISLMAATGATPFAVLVATLLSLRTKDEVTEAAALRLLHEADTPEAVLSLGEERIRELIFPVGFYPTKAMRLVEICSILIRQYAGKVPRTMEELLALPGVGRKTANLVLIEGFGLPGICVDTHVHRISNRLAYVSTKTPEQTEMVLRRILPSEYWISYNEILVAFGQTLCRPLSPWCSRCPVAALCPRKGVERSR from the coding sequence ATGGCTGAGAAAGCTTTTTGTATTCATCGTTTCATGGAGATTCTATCAAAGGCATATAAGGAATGGAATGCTCCGGTGATAAGCCTCATGGCGGCAACGGGTGCAACTCCCTTTGCTGTTCTTGTGGCCACCCTGCTTAGCTTGAGAACAAAGGATGAGGTTACGGAAGCCGCAGCTCTTCGGCTTCTTCATGAAGCGGATACGCCGGAGGCTGTCTTGTCTCTGGGGGAAGAGCGTATTCGGGAGCTTATTTTTCCAGTGGGTTTTTATCCCACCAAGGCCATGCGGCTTGTGGAAATATGTTCAATTCTGATCCGTCAGTATGCCGGAAAAGTGCCCCGGACCATGGAAGAACTTCTGGCACTTCCGGGGGTGGGTCGTAAAACCGCTAATCTTGTGCTGATTGAAGGTTTCGGTCTTCCGGGTATCTGTGTGGATACCCATGTGCATCGCATTTCAAACCGCCTTGCTTATGTTTCAACAAAAACACCGGAGCAGACGGAGATGGTACTGCGCAGAATTCTTCCATCTGAGTACTGGATTTCATACAATGAAATTCTAGTGGCCTTTGGCCAGACTCTCTGCCGCCCCCTTTCTCCATGGTGCAGCCGCTGTCCCGTTGCAGCTCTCTGTCCCCGCAAAGGCGTTGAACGTTCCCGCTGA
- the moaA gene encoding GTP 3',8-cyclase MoaA, producing the protein MKAPLQDACARPVNYLRISVTDRCNLACIYCNPISPSPRLRHEDILRFEEILVIARAALEIGIRKIRITGGEPLVRKGIFPFLKKLGSLPGLERLAITTNGILLPSSLDRLQDAGVHQINISLDTLDPETFFRITGKDAFHEVWTGIEEALARKSFIIKLNAVALRNVNEKDFSALASLALNNNISVRFIEEMPIGHHHHADHRPVLVQEIQDSIGALGSLTPLPSDQLDGPARKFTFPGAKGEIGFIPALSRHFCHTCNRLRLTADGRLRPCLLSDISHDIKGPLRHGAGKKEIQNIFISCLRHKGAEHIFHPDSEGQVDTAMARIGG; encoded by the coding sequence GTGAAGGCCCCACTGCAGGATGCATGCGCCAGACCCGTTAATTATCTCCGTATTTCCGTGACGGACCGCTGCAACCTTGCCTGCATCTACTGCAACCCCATCAGCCCCAGTCCCAGACTTCGCCATGAAGACATACTCCGTTTTGAAGAAATACTTGTCATTGCCCGTGCAGCCCTTGAAATCGGTATCAGAAAAATTCGTATCACCGGTGGAGAACCTCTTGTCCGCAAAGGTATTTTCCCCTTTTTAAAGAAGCTTGGCAGCCTGCCAGGTCTTGAAAGGCTGGCCATAACCACCAATGGCATCCTGCTCCCCTCCTCCCTTGACCGCTTACAGGATGCCGGTGTTCATCAGATCAACATCAGCCTTGACACCCTTGATCCTGAAACCTTTTTCAGAATAACCGGAAAAGATGCCTTCCATGAAGTATGGACAGGGATAGAAGAGGCTCTGGCAAGAAAAAGCTTTATCATCAAACTAAATGCAGTGGCATTAAGAAATGTAAATGAAAAAGATTTTTCAGCCCTTGCTTCCCTTGCCTTAAATAACAATATATCCGTCCGTTTCATTGAAGAAATGCCCATAGGACATCATCACCACGCAGATCACAGACCTGTCCTGGTACAGGAAATTCAGGATTCTATCGGAGCCTTAGGTTCGCTGACTCCTCTGCCTAGCGATCAGCTGGACGGACCGGCAAGAAAGTTCACTTTTCCGGGTGCCAAGGGAGAAATCGGCTTCATACCGGCCTTGAGCCGTCACTTCTGCCATACATGCAACCGCCTTCGGCTCACGGCTGATGGCCGCCTCAGACCATGTCTGCTTTCGGACATCAGCCATGACATTAAAGGCCCCCTGCGTCACGGAGCAGGCAAAAAAGAAATTCAGAACATATTCATTTCATGCCTGCGCCACAAAGGTGCCGAACACATCTTTCATCCGGACAGTGAAGGTCAGGTGGATACGGCCATGGCAAGGATAGGAGGATAA
- the moaC gene encoding cyclic pyranopterin monophosphate synthase MoaC has protein sequence MAELTHLDPEGRVRMVDVSDKESTLRRALATGCIYMQPETLQHILSGQGKKGNVLETARIAGIMAAKRTADIIPLCHPLMLTGIRVDFQPDTKNSCIHLEAEVRTLSPTGVEMEALTAVSAAALTLYDMAKAVDKSMEISSIRLEEKEGGKSGTFIRRSL, from the coding sequence ATGGCAGAACTTACACACCTGGACCCCGAAGGCCGGGTCCGCATGGTTGATGTATCGGATAAAGAATCAACCCTGCGAAGGGCACTGGCCACAGGCTGCATATACATGCAGCCCGAAACCCTGCAGCATATTCTTTCCGGGCAGGGAAAAAAGGGCAATGTCCTTGAAACCGCAAGAATTGCAGGCATCATGGCTGCCAAACGAACTGCCGATATAATTCCCCTCTGCCACCCCCTCATGCTTACGGGCATCCGTGTTGACTTCCAGCCGGACACAAAGAACAGCTGTATTCACCTTGAAGCCGAAGTCCGGACCTTAAGCCCCACAGGCGTTGAAATGGAAGCCCTCACGGCGGTGTCCGCAGCGGCCCTCACCCTTTACGACATGGCCAAAGCCGTGGACAAAAGCATGGAAATATCCAGTATACGCCTTGAAGAAAAAGAGGGCGGCAAATCCGGCACCTTTATCCGGAGATCCCTGTGA
- a CDS encoding molybdenum cofactor biosynthesis protein MoaE — translation MTISLQDLILRVKNHPEFPGAGMLLCHNGVVRETSRDGRKVRGLRVSVNQPVLAAILEKTRRMPGIVDVQVHIFGDQDLKTGDDVMYIVVAGDIREHVISALTETLEAIKGQATNKTEFFA, via the coding sequence ATGACCATATCCCTTCAGGATCTGATTCTAAGAGTAAAAAATCACCCGGAATTTCCCGGTGCAGGAATGCTTCTCTGCCACAATGGTGTTGTCCGTGAAACCAGCCGTGACGGAAGAAAGGTTAGAGGCCTCCGGGTCTCCGTAAACCAGCCTGTGCTTGCAGCCATTCTTGAAAAAACCAGAAGAATGCCGGGGATCGTGGATGTGCAGGTACACATATTCGGGGATCAGGATCTCAAAACCGGGGATGATGTCATGTATATCGTTGTGGCAGGGGATATAAGGGAGCATGTGATCAGCGCCCTCACGGAAACCCTTGAAGCAATCAAGGGACAGGCAACAAATAAGACGGAGTTTTTTGCCTGA
- a CDS encoding basic amino acid ABC transporter substrate-binding protein — protein MIRQTCKVFVLALLALAWTSMAMAECRLWQQIQSSGFFTVGTSPDYPPFESIDDNGNIVGFDIDLIRAVAAEMGLEVRLRGMGFDSILIAVRSGQVHLGMSSFSVTEERKRSVDFTIPYYSSGQVVLVNADSDIRTVEDLKGKVVSAQIGSTSADAAQAIEGATARIVDDASTAVMMLRNKAADGVVLDVAIAENYVQRFGFVQMDEPLNYEEVAAVIRKGCPEFLDALNEAFKKVKTSGKLDELRQKWDV, from the coding sequence ATGATAAGGCAAACCTGTAAAGTTTTTGTTCTGGCCCTGCTGGCCCTGGCATGGACATCCATGGCCATGGCTGAATGCCGTTTATGGCAGCAGATTCAATCTTCCGGTTTTTTTACCGTTGGAACCAGCCCGGATTATCCTCCCTTTGAAAGCATTGATGATAATGGCAATATTGTTGGTTTTGATATTGATCTGATCCGGGCCGTTGCGGCTGAGATGGGTCTGGAGGTGAGGCTTCGGGGAATGGGTTTTGATTCCATCCTCATTGCCGTACGCAGTGGACAGGTGCATTTGGGCATGTCCAGTTTTTCCGTTACTGAAGAACGCAAGCGAAGTGTGGATTTCACCATTCCTTACTATAGCAGCGGACAGGTGGTTCTGGTTAATGCTGATTCTGATATCCGTACCGTTGAAGATCTCAAGGGAAAGGTGGTTTCCGCCCAGATTGGTTCCACCAGCGCAGATGCTGCTCAGGCCATTGAGGGGGCCACTGCCCGTATTGTGGATGATGCCAGCACCGCTGTCATGATGCTCAGGAATAAGGCTGCCGATGGTGTGGTTCTGGATGTGGCCATTGCAGAAAATTATGTGCAGAGATTTGGTTTCGTTCAGATGGATGAGCCTTTAAATTACGAGGAAGTGGCTGCGGTTATCCGCAAAGGTTGTCCTGAGTTTCTTGATGCCCTGAATGAGGCTTTCAAGAAAGTTAAGACTTCCGGCAAGCTGGATGAACTCCGTCAGAAGTGGGACGTATAG
- a CDS encoding amino acid ABC transporter permease, whose product MELDFSLLWQHRMFMVKGAVVTIQLTFGAIILGFILGCVAGIGRVSRNTIFRSISGIYVYVLRGTPMLLQIFFVYFGIPQIYMALTGNSMTPDPLTAGVIALGFNSGAYVAEIVRSGIEGVAKGQMEAARSLGMTHGQAMRHIILPQAFRRVIPPLGNEIIILLKDSSLVSVIGAGELMYSARVMGARYYDYVQFLAGAALIYLFLTFVISQLLAMLERRLKVS is encoded by the coding sequence ATGGAGCTGGATTTTTCGCTGCTCTGGCAGCATCGCATGTTTATGGTTAAAGGGGCAGTGGTAACCATTCAGCTGACCTTCGGAGCCATTATTCTCGGGTTTATTCTGGGTTGTGTTGCCGGTATAGGCAGGGTTTCCAGAAATACTATTTTTCGCAGTATCAGCGGGATTTATGTCTACGTTCTTCGGGGCACTCCCATGCTGTTGCAGATTTTTTTCGTGTACTTTGGGATCCCCCAGATTTACATGGCGCTGACGGGTAACAGCATGACCCCTGATCCCCTCACGGCCGGGGTAATTGCCCTTGGATTCAATTCAGGTGCCTATGTGGCGGAGATTGTGCGTTCCGGTATTGAAGGGGTTGCCAAAGGGCAGATGGAAGCGGCACGGTCTCTGGGTATGACCCATGGACAGGCCATGAGGCATATTATTCTGCCTCAGGCTTTCCGGAGAGTGATTCCTCCCCTTGGCAATGAGATTATTATTCTTCTGAAGGATTCTTCTCTGGTGTCTGTTATTGGTGCCGGTGAGCTTATGTATTCCGCAAGGGTTATGGGTGCCCGTTATTATGACTATGTTCAGTTTCTTGCGGGAGCGGCGCTGATTTATCTTTTCCTGACCTTTGTGATTTCCCAGCTCCTTGCCATGCTGGAGCGAAGACTTAAGGTATCCTGA
- a CDS encoding Na+/H+ antiporter NhaC family protein, with product MEMIAYDTSAWSLLPPAIAIVLAILTRKVLISLGVGILVGAMMLWGFSPVATLVYLSEIILSLVWEDGGVNTWNVFIILFLILLGIMTRAIALSGGSRAFGEWAMKRVASRRGARLLTAFLGVFIFIDDYFNSLAVGSISRPVTDRHRVSRAKLAYILDSTAAPVCVISPVSSWGAYIIALIGGVLTAHAFVVPHTPLGTFMAMIPMNYYAIFAIGLVFFTAWTGRAFGPMKVHEERALAGMLYDPERLPIAGNIEAVEDHGKGSVQDLIQPILVLIVATTAAMIWTGAQELGEEPFSLLGAFENTDVAKALVYGGLAGLAVTFGRMVLAGHSAKTYVSSILDGTRAMLPAIWILLFAWTIIIVIKAIQTGTYLAGMIDGTIPLALIPVLIFLISGLMAFATGTSWGTFGIMLPIAGDIAARVAPELLLPVLAAVLAGAVLGDHCSPISDTTILSSTGASCHHMDHVLTQLPYALFTAGLAAIAYLVLGFTGSVWAGFAAGGVLFVFSAFVVLKKNLGAVSEY from the coding sequence ATGGAAATGATAGCCTATGATACCTCGGCATGGTCTCTCTTGCCACCTGCCATTGCCATTGTTCTGGCAATTCTGACCCGTAAGGTTCTGATTTCTCTGGGTGTTGGTATCCTTGTGGGAGCTATGATGCTCTGGGGATTCTCCCCTGTAGCTACCCTTGTCTATCTGTCTGAGATTATTCTTTCTCTGGTCTGGGAAGATGGCGGTGTTAACACCTGGAATGTTTTTATTATTCTCTTTCTGATTCTTTTGGGTATCATGACCCGTGCCATTGCCCTTTCCGGAGGCAGCCGTGCCTTTGGTGAGTGGGCCATGAAGCGGGTGGCTTCCCGCAGGGGCGCTCGTCTGCTGACTGCTTTTCTGGGCGTTTTTATTTTTATTGACGATTATTTCAACAGTCTGGCCGTTGGTTCCATCAGTCGGCCGGTTACGGACAGGCACAGGGTATCCAGAGCCAAGCTGGCTTACATCTTGGATTCAACGGCAGCACCTGTTTGCGTGATTTCTCCGGTTTCCAGTTGGGGTGCTTATATTATAGCCCTGATCGGTGGGGTGCTGACGGCCCATGCCTTTGTGGTGCCCCATACTCCCCTTGGAACATTTATGGCTATGATTCCCATGAATTATTACGCCATTTTTGCCATTGGACTGGTTTTTTTTACTGCATGGACGGGCCGGGCCTTCGGTCCCATGAAGGTGCATGAGGAAAGGGCTTTGGCCGGGATGCTGTATGACCCTGAACGGCTTCCCATTGCAGGAAATATTGAAGCCGTGGAAGATCATGGCAAGGGCTCGGTTCAGGATCTTATTCAGCCAATTCTTGTGCTGATTGTTGCTACTACGGCAGCCATGATCTGGACAGGAGCGCAGGAGCTGGGGGAGGAACCCTTCAGTCTGCTGGGAGCTTTTGAGAATACCGATGTGGCCAAAGCCCTGGTTTACGGGGGGCTTGCCGGTCTTGCTGTAACCTTTGGCCGCATGGTCCTGGCAGGACATTCTGCAAAAACCTATGTTTCTTCCATTCTGGACGGCACCAGAGCCATGCTGCCAGCCATCTGGATTCTTCTTTTTGCCTGGACAATTATTATTGTGATCAAGGCAATTCAGACGGGAACTTACCTTGCGGGTATGATAGACGGAACCATCCCACTTGCCCTTATTCCCGTACTGATTTTTCTGATCTCAGGGCTCATGGCCTTTGCCACTGGAACCAGTTGGGGCACCTTTGGGATCATGCTTCCCATTGCCGGTGACATTGCCGCAAGGGTAGCCCCTGAGCTGCTGCTGCCAGTACTGGCTGCGGTTCTGGCTGGTGCTGTGCTGGGGGATCATTGTTCGCCCATTTCCGATACCACCATTTTAAGCTCAACCGGGGCTTCCTGCCACCACATGGATCATGTGCTGACCCAGTTGCCCTATGCCCTTTTTACCGCTGGTCTTGCGGCCATTGCCTATCTTGTTCTCGGTTTTACGGGCAGTGTATGGGCGGGTTTTGCTGCCGGAGGGGTGCTTTTTGTTTTCAGTGCCTTTGTGGTGCTTAAAAAGAATCTGGGAGCAGTTAGCGAGTATTGA
- a CDS encoding ribonuclease J: MLKIIPLGGLGEIGLNMMVFEYGDDVFVVDAGLMFPEDYMLGVDIVIPDMEYLRGNAHRIKAVVITHSHEDHIGALPYLLREISVPVYGTAFSAGMIRHKLSDFDYPIDADLRIICPGDMLDIGVFSIQFIRVSHSTVDGVGLAIRTPLGLVVHTGDFRINHNSIDGMVTDVNAFALCGKEGVLALLSDSTNVESKGYTISDESVGQTLEKLINDAPGRVIVALFASNVARIQQIVNIARKINARVVINGRSMELSVRVARELGYLSFPEGMEMGLGEMGQASDEKIIMITTGSQGEPMSALSRMAEGSHKQIRIREGDTVILSSKSIPGNEKAITAIINSLYRRGANVIYNKMADVHVSGHAFQEELKLMMNLTKPRYFIPIHGEYRHLVHHARLAVETGIPKERVLLAENGQTVIFDEEGGRMGGVVQSGRILIDGKGIGDVGRSVLRERRILSEDGIAVVTMVIDQETGVILYGPELISRGFVFWTETGHVLDDAQCVILEIVEDVGPEVSNRVEIIRARLQKALRQYFYFTIRRRPIILAQIFEV; the protein is encoded by the coding sequence ATGCTTAAAATCATACCTCTGGGTGGACTTGGAGAAATTGGCCTGAACATGATGGTCTTTGAATACGGAGACGATGTGTTTGTGGTGGATGCTGGCCTGATGTTTCCGGAAGATTACATGCTGGGGGTAGATATTGTCATCCCGGACATGGAGTACCTAAGGGGTAATGCCCACAGGATAAAGGCCGTTGTGATTACCCATTCCCACGAAGATCACATTGGTGCACTCCCTTATCTTTTGAGGGAGATTTCCGTGCCGGTGTATGGAACGGCTTTCAGTGCTGGAATGATCCGTCATAAGCTCAGTGATTTTGATTATCCCATAGATGCGGATCTGAGAATCATATGTCCCGGAGATATGCTGGACATTGGTGTTTTTTCCATCCAGTTCATTCGTGTCAGTCACAGTACCGTTGATGGTGTTGGGCTTGCAATCCGCACACCCTTAGGCCTTGTGGTACACACTGGGGATTTCCGTATTAACCATAATTCCATTGATGGTATGGTCACGGATGTCAATGCCTTTGCCCTTTGTGGTAAAGAAGGGGTGCTGGCCCTGCTTTCGGATTCTACCAATGTTGAGAGTAAAGGTTATACTATTTCCGATGAATCGGTGGGGCAGACCCTGGAGAAGCTTATCAATGATGCACCGGGGCGTGTAATTGTAGCCCTTTTTGCCTCCAATGTGGCTAGAATTCAGCAAATTGTTAATATAGCAAGGAAAATAAATGCCCGTGTGGTGATCAATGGCCGTAGCATGGAGCTAAGTGTGAGGGTGGCCAGGGAACTTGGATACCTTTCTTTTCCTGAAGGGATGGAAATGGGGCTTGGGGAGATGGGCCAGGCCTCTGATGAAAAGATCATCATGATTACAACGGGCAGTCAGGGAGAACCCATGAGTGCCCTTTCCCGCATGGCAGAAGGTTCCCATAAACAGATACGTATCCGTGAAGGGGATACGGTGATTCTTTCTTCCAAATCCATTCCGGGTAATGAAAAGGCCATTACAGCTATTATAAACAGCCTGTACCGGCGCGGGGCCAATGTTATTTATAATAAAATGGCCGATGTCCATGTGTCAGGCCATGCCTTTCAGGAAGAACTCAAGCTCATGATGAACCTGACAAAGCCAAGGTATTTTATTCCCATTCATGGAGAATACCGGCATCTTGTGCATCATGCCCGTCTGGCCGTGGAAACGGGTATCCCTAAAGAAAGGGTGCTGCTGGCGGAGAACGGGCAGACCGTTATTTTTGATGAAGAAGGCGGTCGCATGGGAGGTGTGGTGCAGTCGGGCAGGATACTTATTGATGGCAAGGGTATCGGCGATGTGGGTCGCAGTGTCCTGAGGGAACGGCGGATTCTTTCCGAAGACGGTATTGCCGTTGTCACCATGGTGATTGATCAGGAGACAGGTGTTATTCTTTATGGTCCTGAGCTGATTTCAAGGGGTTTTGTTTTCTGGACGGAAACCGGCCATGTACTGGATGATGCCCAGTGCGTGATTCTTGAAATTGTGGAGGATGTGGGTCCTGAAGTATCGAACAGGGTGGAGATTATCAGGGCAAGGTTGCAAAAAGCCCTGAGGCAGTACTTTTATTTCACCATCCGGAGACGGCCCATTATTCTTGCCCAGATTTTTGAAGTATAG
- a CDS encoding DNA translocase FtsK, with amino-acid sequence MRREFTALFLIFMAVLLFGSLISFHPDDPSIVRSVGDASVHNRFGIVGAWIAGFFIGCFGIGAFWLPVLMGESTLRVLRKKAHPFTPGVRAMGGLLLVLATGAMASGTGMSDGRFDLNSLVAGLFRDFLEHYVKLQGALLVLSFLVVSGFMLATGLSLGRVLRIFVDFWKRLLPAIISAIWKGIQVFFSGLRFLFSFFYKIRLVGKKEIYQEPESQVELPFSEEKTENINKSTPLIASRMPVRLKSRPCPVQEELPVTRPEGGFQLPSLDLLEKVPENIQAVDEGFLRDQSEILEKKLADFGVNGRVVTVTPGPVITTFEYQPAPGVKISKVTNLADDLALALKALSIRIIAPIPGKAAIGIEVPNAVREMVHFREIVASESFRKSKSALTVCLGKDIVGLPVAVEMDRMPHLLIAGATGAGKSVGLNVMITSLLFKASPEEVKLIMIDPKRIELSVYDGIPHLITPVVTDMKKATAALFWAVKEMERRYELLAGLRCRNITQYNEKCALFQEKEGASVEDEDEGAEAPEKLPYIVVIIDELADLMMVASKDVEVALARLAQMARAAGIHIILATQRPSVDVLTGVIKANFPTRMAFQVSSRIDSRTILDSSGAEALLGNGDMLFVPPGTARLQRIHGAYIGEDALMRVISFLKEQGTPDYVAEVTEAVAGNEDDSGGDAEDFDPRYDEAVALVARNRQASISMVQRHLRIGYNRAARIIESMEQEGVIGPADGAKPREVLVSDTGNVA; translated from the coding sequence ATGCGGCGGGAGTTTACGGCACTTTTTCTGATTTTTATGGCAGTTCTGCTTTTTGGCAGTCTCATCAGCTTTCACCCAGATGATCCTTCCATTGTGCGTTCCGTAGGGGATGCTTCCGTACATAACCGATTTGGTATTGTGGGTGCATGGATTGCAGGTTTTTTCATTGGCTGTTTTGGGATAGGTGCATTCTGGCTGCCCGTTCTCATGGGAGAAAGCACCTTGAGGGTGTTGAGAAAAAAAGCACACCCTTTTACTCCGGGAGTCCGGGCCATGGGAGGACTGCTTCTTGTTCTGGCAACGGGTGCCATGGCATCGGGAACAGGTATGTCCGATGGCCGTTTTGATTTAAACAGTCTGGTGGCAGGACTCTTCAGGGATTTTCTGGAACACTATGTAAAGCTTCAGGGAGCCCTTCTGGTCCTTTCCTTTCTTGTGGTTTCAGGTTTTATGCTGGCAACGGGCCTTTCTCTGGGTCGTGTGCTGCGGATTTTTGTTGATTTCTGGAAAAGACTGCTTCCTGCTATTATATCCGCTATATGGAAGGGCATTCAGGTCTTTTTTTCCGGTCTTCGTTTTCTTTTTTCATTTTTTTATAAGATCAGGCTGGTTGGAAAAAAAGAAATATATCAGGAGCCTGAGTCTCAGGTGGAATTACCCTTTAGTGAGGAAAAAACAGAGAATATAAATAAAAGTACACCTCTGATTGCCTCACGAATGCCCGTCAGGCTGAAAAGCAGGCCCTGTCCTGTACAGGAAGAGTTGCCCGTTACAAGGCCCGAAGGCGGGTTTCAGCTTCCGTCACTGGATCTTCTGGAAAAGGTTCCTGAAAATATTCAGGCTGTGGATGAAGGATTTTTAAGGGATCAATCTGAGATACTGGAAAAGAAACTCGCTGATTTTGGTGTGAACGGAAGGGTGGTGACGGTAACACCGGGGCCTGTCATTACAACCTTTGAATATCAGCCGGCACCCGGAGTAAAAATCAGTAAGGTAACCAACCTCGCCGATGATCTTGCCCTTGCCCTCAAGGCTTTAAGTATACGTATCATAGCTCCCATACCCGGTAAGGCAGCCATTGGCATAGAAGTCCCCAATGCCGTCCGGGAAATGGTGCACTTCCGGGAGATTGTGGCTTCGGAATCCTTCCGGAAAAGCAAATCTGCCCTCACGGTCTGTCTTGGAAAGGATATTGTTGGTCTTCCTGTGGCTGTTGAAATGGACCGTATGCCCCATCTTCTCATTGCGGGTGCTACGGGTGCGGGTAAGAGTGTGGGGCTGAATGTCATGATCACAAGCCTTTTATTCAAGGCTTCTCCTGAGGAGGTCAAGCTGATCATGATTGATCCCAAGCGCATTGAACTTTCCGTTTATGATGGTATTCCTCACCTTATCACTCCGGTGGTGACGGATATGAAGAAGGCTACCGCAGCCCTGTTCTGGGCCGTAAAGGAAATGGAAAGGCGCTATGAGCTTTTGGCGGGTTTAAGATGTCGCAATATCACCCAGTACAATGAAAAATGTGCTCTTTTTCAGGAAAAGGAAGGGGCATCGGTTGAAGATGAGGATGAAGGGGCTGAAGCCCCGGAAAAACTTCCATATATTGTTGTTATCATTGATGAGCTTGCGGATCTGATGATGGTGGCATCCAAGGACGTGGAAGTGGCTCTGGCCCGCCTTGCCCAGATGGCCAGAGCTGCAGGGATTCATATTATTCTGGCCACCCAGCGGCCTTCGGTGGATGTACTGACCGGTGTCATTAAGGCAAACTTTCCCACACGCATGGCTTTTCAGGTTTCTTCACGCATTGATTCCAGAACTATCCTTGATTCTTCGGGTGCCGAGGCCCTGCTTGGAAACGGGGATATGCTTTTTGTACCACCCGGAACGGCAAGGCTGCAGCGTATACATGGTGCCTATATTGGTGAAGATGCCCTGATGCGGGTGATTTCCTTTTTGAAGGAACAGGGAACTCCGGATTATGTGGCGGAAGTGACAGAAGCAGTTGCGGGTAATGAAGACGATTCAGGCGGTGATGCCGAGGATTTTGATCCCCGTTATGACGAGGCTGTAGCCTTGGTGGCACGAAACCGGCAGGCTTCCATTTCCATGGTACAGCGGCATCTGCGCATAGGATACAACCGGGCCGCAAGGATTATTGAGTCCATGGAACAGGAAGGGGTTATCGGTCCTGCGGACGGGGCAAAGCCAAGGGAGGTACTTGTATCTGATACGGGGAATGTTGCTTGA
- a CDS encoding class I SAM-dependent methyltransferase has translation MYNRELIEKTKGFMDPEEGERLFQLALEASSRGACLEIGSYCGKSALYMGPACRAKAGILYSIDHHRGNEEQQPGEFYHDPDLVDPRTGFMDTLFFFRTALADAGLEDTVVPLVGGSAHIARFWTTPLSLVFIDGGHTFIAAYTDYVSWFSHVQPGGFLVVHDIFEKPEDGGQAPWYVYETAKKSGLFEELPRTKTLGVLRRYHPGELPQDLPS, from the coding sequence GTGTATAACAGAGAACTGATTGAAAAAACCAAAGGTTTCATGGATCCCGAAGAAGGGGAGCGTCTCTTTCAGCTGGCCCTTGAAGCCAGCAGCAGAGGGGCTTGCCTTGAAATTGGGAGTTACTGCGGAAAATCTGCCCTGTATATGGGACCTGCCTGCAGGGCCAAGGCTGGAATTCTTTACTCCATTGACCACCACAGGGGCAATGAAGAGCAGCAGCCGGGTGAGTTTTACCATGATCCGGATCTTGTGGATCCAAGAACAGGTTTTATGGATACCCTCTTTTTCTTTAGAACGGCCCTTGCAGACGCAGGGCTTGAGGATACCGTAGTGCCGCTGGTGGGTGGTTCGGCGCATATAGCGCGTTTCTGGACCACACCTTTGTCCCTTGTTTTTATTGACGGAGGACATACCTTTATAGCTGCTTATACGGATTACGTGAGCTGGTTTTCCCATGTTCAGCCCGGAGGCTTTCTTGTGGTTCATGATATTTTTGAAAAACCCGAAGATGGAGGGCAGGCACCCTGGTATGTCTATGAAACGGCAAAAAAATCCGGGCTTTTCGAAGAACTGCCCCGTACAAAAACATTAGGCGTACTGCGTCGCTATCATCCGGGGGAGTTGCCTCAGGATCTGCCGTCCTGA